One window of Acidobacteriaceae bacterium genomic DNA carries:
- a CDS encoding VWA domain-containing protein, translated as MRRRSKAAGCFLLVGVTAGAQQANVPKWPHVRVNVSIVDRSGAPAVGVNADALEIRDGKSVVQDAVLHPVGDEPESVCLLVDTSGSTYEARNAVHAEVGKLIDKLPGTDEMCLVDFSSSAYVDAPLTTDRALVRKGVSYLRSSGGSVLLDAVESTARYMQKNAHFERRVIVLVSDGGENASKMSEDEVWRELHRPEAPVVYSIQNPSAASSGSTAGWKLLLNLSERTGGLAFPVNTENEALQATDYLIEAIQGRYELEFTSGNPAADGSVRKLRVELTNDLRKQKFKVVGADGYVAERQ; from the coding sequence ATGCGCCGACGCAGTAAGGCTGCGGGTTGCTTCTTACTGGTGGGAGTGACGGCGGGTGCTCAACAGGCAAATGTGCCGAAGTGGCCGCACGTAAGAGTGAATGTGTCGATCGTGGATAGAAGCGGCGCGCCGGCGGTGGGCGTGAACGCGGATGCGCTGGAGATCAGGGATGGGAAGAGCGTGGTTCAGGATGCGGTGCTGCATCCAGTTGGCGACGAACCGGAATCGGTGTGCCTGCTGGTGGATACCTCGGGGTCGACGTACGAAGCGCGCAATGCAGTTCATGCCGAGGTGGGGAAGCTGATTGATAAGCTGCCGGGGACCGATGAGATGTGCCTTGTGGATTTCTCTTCCTCTGCGTACGTGGATGCGCCGCTGACGACGGACCGGGCGCTGGTGAGGAAGGGAGTGAGTTATCTGAGGTCCTCGGGTGGGTCCGTCCTTCTGGATGCGGTGGAGAGTACAGCCCGATACATGCAAAAAAACGCGCATTTTGAGCGCAGGGTCATCGTTCTGGTGAGCGATGGAGGCGAAAATGCGTCCAAGATGAGTGAAGACGAGGTGTGGCGCGAGCTGCACCGGCCGGAGGCGCCGGTTGTTTATTCCATTCAGAACCCGAGCGCAGCCAGCTCTGGTTCTACGGCTGGTTGGAAGTTGCTGCTGAATCTTTCCGAGCGCACCGGCGGGCTGGCCTTCCCGGTGAATACGGAGAATGAGGCCCTGCAGGCTACCGACTATCTGATTGAGGCGATACAGGGAAGGTATGAGCTGGAGTTTACGTCGGGCAATCCGGCGGCCGATGGCAGTGTACGGAAGCTGCGTGTTGAACTGACGAACGATTTGCGGAAGCAGAAGTTTAAAGTAGTCGGAGCGGATGGATACGTTGCCGAGCGGCAGTGA
- a CDS encoding VWA domain-containing protein, which translates to MRRAERLAWWVVALLCTAMAPRVWAQATPQQQAPATATQKQVPLTQDSDPVPSPDPDTHTAAPVPTGPPKAGEITKEHGEYTLRANAYEVRLNASVIDGNGAPVENLPQDAFHVYEDGVPQTIIGFRHEDVPVSMGILIDSSGSMYDKRAAVDAASLDLVRLSNREDEAFLVDFSSEAYIDQDFTNSIEKLQQGLAYIKSSGGTALYDAVIASADYLSKNAKRSKQVLLIVTDGDDNASSATLEATIRRVQDLDGPAIYCIGLLFGEDVSHSEARHSREVLTELAAQTGGIAYFPRSLKEVDGITHEVAQDIRSQYTIEYRSTKSPELGGYRTIHVEAKEKGYRGLQVRTRSGYFPKVAGGGKSAGTTGE; encoded by the coding sequence TTGAGAAGAGCTGAAAGATTGGCGTGGTGGGTGGTAGCGCTTCTGTGCACGGCGATGGCGCCGCGTGTGTGGGCGCAGGCGACACCACAGCAGCAGGCGCCGGCAACTGCAACGCAGAAGCAGGTTCCTTTGACGCAGGACAGCGACCCGGTGCCGTCGCCGGATCCGGACACGCATACGGCAGCTCCCGTGCCGACCGGGCCGCCGAAGGCGGGAGAGATTACGAAGGAGCACGGCGAGTACACCCTGCGCGCGAATGCGTATGAGGTGCGGCTGAATGCGTCCGTGATTGATGGAAACGGGGCCCCGGTGGAGAACCTGCCGCAGGACGCGTTCCATGTGTACGAAGACGGCGTGCCGCAGACGATCATCGGCTTCCGGCATGAGGATGTGCCGGTGTCGATGGGGATTCTGATCGATAGCTCGGGGTCGATGTACGACAAGCGGGCGGCGGTGGATGCGGCGTCTCTGGATCTCGTGAGGCTGTCGAATCGCGAGGATGAGGCGTTCCTGGTGGACTTCAGCTCAGAGGCGTATATCGACCAGGATTTTACGAACTCGATTGAGAAGCTGCAGCAGGGGCTCGCATACATCAAGTCCAGCGGAGGGACCGCGCTGTATGACGCGGTGATCGCGTCGGCGGATTATCTCTCGAAGAATGCGAAGCGCAGCAAACAGGTTTTGCTGATCGTGACCGACGGCGATGACAACGCATCGAGCGCGACGCTGGAGGCGACGATTCGCAGGGTGCAGGACCTGGACGGCCCGGCGATCTATTGCATCGGGCTGCTGTTTGGCGAGGATGTGAGCCACTCGGAGGCGAGGCACTCCCGCGAGGTGCTCACCGAGCTGGCGGCGCAGACCGGAGGCATTGCGTACTTCCCGCGATCGCTGAAAGAGGTGGATGGCATCACGCACGAGGTAGCGCAGGACATCCGGTCGCAGTACACGATCGAGTACCGGTCGACGAAATCGCCAGAATTGGGCGGATACCGGACGATTCACGTGGAAGCAAAAGAAAAGGGCTATCGCGGGTTGCAGGTGAGGACGCGCTCGGGATATTTTCCGAAGGTCGCTGGTGGTGGGAAGAGCGCCGGGACGACGGGAGAGTAG
- the cysK gene encoding cysteine synthase A — translation MRIGTDVTQLVGHTPMVRLSKLASADSAEVWAKLETMNPGGSIKDRAALGIVLDAERRGVLKPGGTICEATAGNTGVGLALIGVQRGYRVKLFVPEGYAEEKCILMRGLGAEVVRTPEAEMMAGAIKRALAFEDETPGAFAAMQFENPANADYHEETTAEEIWSQMEGRIDAAVIGVGSAGTFTGIARCFKKRLPNVLTVAVETQGSILQGGEPGPHKVEGIGVSFIPANFDRSVTDRIIMVSDDDAFAMVGRLAREEGVLAGSSSGANVFAALQIAKELGPGKRVVTVVPDSAERYLSKGILGECQGG, via the coding sequence GTGCGAATCGGAACAGATGTAACTCAATTGGTGGGCCACACGCCCATGGTGCGGTTGTCGAAGTTGGCGAGCGCGGACTCAGCGGAAGTGTGGGCGAAGCTGGAGACGATGAACCCGGGCGGCAGCATCAAGGACCGCGCGGCGCTGGGCATTGTGCTGGATGCGGAGCGGCGAGGCGTGCTGAAGCCGGGAGGAACGATCTGCGAGGCGACGGCGGGAAATACCGGCGTGGGATTGGCGCTGATCGGCGTGCAGCGCGGCTATCGCGTGAAGCTGTTTGTGCCGGAGGGCTACGCGGAAGAGAAGTGCATCCTGATGCGCGGTCTCGGCGCGGAGGTCGTTCGCACGCCGGAGGCGGAGATGATGGCCGGGGCGATCAAGCGCGCGCTCGCGTTCGAAGACGAGACGCCCGGAGCGTTTGCGGCGATGCAGTTTGAGAATCCGGCGAACGCGGATTATCACGAGGAGACGACGGCAGAAGAGATCTGGTCGCAGATGGAAGGCCGCATTGATGCAGCGGTCATCGGTGTGGGATCTGCCGGAACGTTTACGGGCATCGCGCGATGCTTCAAGAAGCGGCTGCCAAACGTGCTGACGGTTGCGGTAGAGACGCAGGGAAGCATTCTGCAGGGTGGCGAGCCCGGGCCGCACAAGGTTGAGGGCATCGGCGTGTCGTTCATTCCGGCGAACTTCGATCGCAGCGTAACGGACCGCATCATCATGGTGAGCGATGACGATGCGTTTGCGATGGTGGGGCGCCTGGCGCGCGAAGAAGGCGTGCTGGCGGGGTCGAGCTCGGGCGCGAATGTCTTCGCGGCGTTGCAGATCGCGAAGGAGCTGGGGCCCGGCAAGCGCGTGGTGACGGTGGTGCCGGATTCGGCGGAGCGGTATCTGTCGAAGGGGATATTGGGGGAGTGCCAGGGCGGGTGA
- a CDS encoding long-chain fatty acid--CoA ligase, which produces MLELRTINDILAGLAQRDGDTVAMWKSVEGWKPIIGRTMYGRVRALVAALESWGVKRGDRVAIISENRWEWPVVDFAALAIGAVDVPLYQTLSPEQVGFMLRDSGAKVAFVSTREQYDKVVSAGELPALERVVVFDAGEFPNAEHLCNLLENAGQMESRDAGFDAKLNETKPEELATIIYTSGTTGEPKGVMLTHKNLCDNLHHSTDDLQIGKGDSAISFLPLSHALARHLDYAIYAHGGYLAYLPGFDRLPAAMKEVKPTIFLAVPRVFEKVRQGVEGKAQGMQKRILNWALAQGRRQKETIVAGKEPGSLGWKIANKLVFSKIREAFGGNAKLFVSGGAPLGKETTDWFLSVGIRVFEGYGMTETSPVIARNTFAAYRPYTVGTVIPNLETRLAEDGELEVRGTSVFAGYWKKEEATKKEFTPDGWFKTGDIAKLEDGFLSITDRKKELMKTSGGKYVAPQPVESKLKVDALVGQAALIGDQKKFVSVVISPNFDALEKWAQQNGVQTKDRAKLVEDAKVQQVYKGIVSKANEGLEHHETIKKIVVVAEEWTVESGELTPSMKLKRRVINEKYKDRINALYGSGNGAE; this is translated from the coding sequence ATGCTTGAGTTGCGCACGATCAACGACATCCTGGCGGGCCTCGCCCAACGCGACGGCGATACGGTTGCGATGTGGAAGTCAGTCGAAGGATGGAAGCCGATCATAGGGCGCACGATGTATGGGCGTGTGCGGGCCCTGGTTGCGGCGCTCGAGAGCTGGGGCGTGAAGCGCGGCGATCGCGTGGCAATCATCAGCGAGAACCGGTGGGAGTGGCCGGTGGTCGACTTTGCGGCACTGGCGATTGGCGCGGTGGACGTGCCGCTGTACCAGACGCTGTCGCCGGAGCAGGTGGGTTTTATGCTGCGCGATTCGGGCGCGAAGGTGGCGTTCGTTTCAACGCGCGAGCAGTACGACAAGGTGGTGAGTGCGGGCGAGCTGCCGGCGCTGGAGCGGGTGGTGGTGTTCGATGCCGGGGAGTTTCCGAACGCCGAGCATCTGTGCAATCTGCTGGAGAATGCGGGGCAGATGGAGTCGCGCGATGCTGGCTTTGACGCGAAGTTGAACGAGACGAAGCCCGAGGAACTGGCGACGATCATCTACACATCAGGAACGACGGGCGAACCGAAGGGCGTGATGCTGACGCATAAAAATCTGTGCGACAACCTGCATCATTCGACGGACGATTTGCAGATCGGCAAGGGAGATTCGGCGATCTCGTTTCTGCCGCTGAGCCATGCGCTGGCGCGGCATCTGGACTATGCGATCTACGCACATGGCGGATACCTCGCGTATCTGCCGGGGTTCGATCGTCTGCCGGCTGCGATGAAGGAAGTAAAGCCGACGATCTTCCTCGCGGTGCCGCGCGTGTTTGAGAAGGTGCGGCAGGGGGTTGAGGGCAAGGCGCAAGGCATGCAGAAGCGGATTTTGAACTGGGCGCTGGCGCAGGGACGCAGGCAGAAAGAGACGATCGTCGCGGGCAAAGAGCCGGGGTCGCTGGGATGGAAGATTGCGAACAAGCTAGTGTTCTCGAAGATTCGCGAGGCGTTTGGAGGGAACGCGAAGCTGTTTGTTTCGGGCGGGGCGCCGCTGGGCAAAGAGACGACCGACTGGTTTTTGAGCGTGGGGATTCGCGTGTTTGAAGGCTATGGGATGACGGAGACGTCGCCGGTGATTGCGCGGAACACGTTTGCGGCGTACAGGCCGTACACGGTGGGCACGGTGATTCCGAATCTCGAGACGCGGCTGGCCGAGGATGGCGAGCTGGAGGTGCGCGGCACGTCGGTGTTCGCGGGCTACTGGAAGAAGGAAGAGGCGACGAAAAAGGAGTTCACGCCGGATGGGTGGTTCAAGACCGGCGACATTGCGAAGCTCGAGGACGGATTTCTGTCGATCACGGATCGCAAGAAGGAGTTGATGAAGACCTCGGGCGGGAAGTATGTTGCGCCGCAGCCGGTGGAAAGCAAGTTGAAGGTCGATGCGCTGGTGGGGCAGGCGGCGCTGATCGGGGATCAGAAAAAGTTTGTGAGCGTGGTTATCTCGCCGAACTTTGACGCGCTGGAGAAGTGGGCGCAGCAGAACGGTGTGCAGACAAAGGACCGCGCGAAGCTGGTGGAAGATGCGAAGGTGCAGCAGGTGTACAAAGGCATCGTGAGCAAGGCGAATGAGGGCCTGGAACACCATGAGACGATCAAGAAGATTGTGGTGGTCGCCGAGGAGTGGACGGTGGAGTCGGGTGAGCTGACGCCGAGCATGAAGCTGAAGCGGCGTGTGATCAATGAGAAATATAAGGACAGGATTAATGCGCTGTATGGTTCAGGCAATGGCGCGGAGTAA
- a CDS encoding HAD family acid phosphatase produces MRCMVQAMARSNARLWSWVIVAAFAAAAVAQQSSAGPGVVPTDHYGPPMCVAGPKPGASDAVERAAREQKDALDNSRILPSAEPLANFGVERYKLVEYGECTGNGGCYWADLDAQYRRAETELKQEIATKKPGEKLAVVMDIDETTLTNWCEMRREDFGYVGSLYRPYELTGSAVAIPGALRLFNEARAAGAAVFFITGRPGKPDRRVQDIGNGDETAATARNLEAAGFHGWAGLRLRNGEENGMPTIPYKSQERRQIVADGYRIVMSVGDQWSDLLGEPQADVSVKLPNPFYFIP; encoded by the coding sequence ATGCGCTGTATGGTTCAGGCAATGGCGCGGAGTAACGCGAGACTGTGGAGCTGGGTAATTGTCGCGGCGTTCGCAGCCGCGGCGGTCGCGCAGCAGTCAAGCGCAGGTCCGGGCGTTGTACCGACAGATCATTATGGTCCGCCGATGTGTGTGGCAGGACCGAAGCCGGGAGCGTCAGATGCGGTGGAACGGGCTGCGCGAGAGCAGAAGGATGCGCTGGACAACTCACGCATTCTGCCTTCGGCCGAACCGCTCGCGAACTTTGGCGTGGAACGCTACAAGCTCGTGGAGTACGGCGAGTGCACAGGCAACGGCGGATGCTACTGGGCGGACCTGGATGCGCAGTACAGGCGCGCGGAAACGGAGCTGAAGCAGGAGATCGCGACCAAGAAGCCGGGCGAGAAGCTCGCGGTCGTCATGGATATCGACGAGACGACCCTGACGAACTGGTGCGAGATGCGGCGTGAGGATTTTGGCTACGTGGGTTCGCTGTACCGGCCCTACGAGCTGACTGGATCCGCGGTGGCGATCCCCGGAGCGCTCCGGCTGTTCAACGAGGCGCGCGCGGCGGGCGCGGCGGTGTTCTTCATTACCGGAAGGCCGGGAAAGCCTGACCGTCGCGTGCAGGACATTGGGAATGGCGACGAGACGGCCGCGACGGCCAGAAACCTGGAGGCCGCGGGCTTTCATGGGTGGGCCGGGCTGCGGCTGCGGAACGGCGAGGAGAACGGTATGCCGACGATTCCGTATAAGTCGCAGGAACGGCGGCAGATCGTGGCGGATGGCTACCGGATTGTGATGAGCGTGGGTGACCAGTGGAGCGATCTGCTCGGCGAGCCGCAGGCGGATGTGAGCGTGAAGCTGCCGAATCCGTTCTACTTCATTCCGTAG
- a CDS encoding MBL fold metallo-hydrolase, whose protein sequence is MRVSKDFMGLLERAKKQGGRYLNPVPTKMGGFGLIFKVLPLYLRNKAETEPKIPLGPFRTDVRVYRKAPASGLRVTWFGHSSMLLEIDGVRILIDPVWEERASPLQWFGPQRFFPPTMPLEQMPELDAVLISHDHYDHLGAVTVGRLARMNCTARALWVTSAGVGKRLRRFGVPEGRIAELDWGQSRELAAGPDAGLGQGVRVTAWPSRHFSGRLPWDRFTTLWSSFVIEGPKHRVYFGADSGWWDGFAEIAANYEKFDLTMLEIGAFHPLWSEIHLGPEGAARAYQAMGGAQKAGLLMPIHWGMFNLALHGWRDPIEQLEELAARDGAGLWTPEPGVPTEVVEGSGQTRWWADPFRRF, encoded by the coding sequence GTGAGAGTATCGAAAGACTTTATGGGGTTGCTGGAGCGCGCGAAGAAGCAGGGTGGGCGGTATCTGAATCCGGTGCCGACGAAGATGGGCGGATTCGGGCTGATCTTCAAGGTGTTGCCGTTATATCTGCGCAATAAGGCGGAGACGGAGCCGAAGATTCCGCTGGGACCGTTCCGGACGGATGTGCGCGTGTACCGGAAGGCGCCGGCGAGCGGGCTGCGGGTGACGTGGTTCGGGCACTCGTCGATGCTGCTGGAGATTGATGGCGTACGGATCCTGATTGATCCAGTTTGGGAGGAGCGCGCGAGCCCCTTGCAGTGGTTCGGGCCGCAGCGGTTCTTTCCGCCGACGATGCCGCTGGAGCAGATGCCGGAGCTGGACGCGGTGCTCATCTCGCACGACCACTACGACCATCTGGGCGCGGTTACGGTGGGCAGGCTGGCGCGGATGAATTGCACGGCGCGGGCGCTGTGGGTGACCTCCGCGGGCGTGGGCAAGCGGCTGCGGCGCTTTGGCGTGCCGGAGGGCCGGATCGCCGAGCTGGACTGGGGGCAGTCGAGGGAGTTGGCGGCGGGACCGGACGCGGGTCTGGGGCAGGGCGTGCGGGTTACGGCGTGGCCATCGCGGCACTTCTCAGGCCGGCTGCCGTGGGACAGGTTTACGACGCTGTGGAGCTCGTTTGTGATCGAGGGTCCGAAGCACAGGGTGTACTTCGGGGCAGACTCGGGCTGGTGGGACGGTTTTGCGGAGATTGCGGCGAACTACGAGAAGTTTGACCTGACCATGCTGGAAATTGGGGCGTTTCATCCGCTGTGGTCGGAGATTCATCTTGGGCCGGAGGGTGCGGCGCGGGCGTACCAGGCGATGGGTGGGGCGCAGAAGGCCGGGCTGCTGATGCCGATCCACTGGGGAATGTTCAACTTGGCGCTGCATGGGTGGCGGGACCCGATTGAGCAGCTGGAGGAGCTGGCGGCTCGGGATGGGGCGGGTCTGTGGACGCCGGAGCCGGGAGTGCCGACCGAGGTGGTTGAGGGCAGTGGGCAGACTCGATGGTGGGCGGACCCGTTTCGGCGTTTTTAA
- a CDS encoding helix-turn-helix domain-containing protein: protein MASAQAQPALREVMDIRQAAEYLGISGDTLYRYASEGFVPAFKLGNRWRFKKSLLDSWMDEKSGVRPPAAPVDVTKKKPAGKAR from the coding sequence ATGGCATCTGCACAGGCACAGCCCGCGCTTCGCGAGGTGATGGATATTCGGCAGGCGGCGGAGTACCTGGGGATCAGCGGCGACACGCTGTACCGGTATGCGTCCGAGGGGTTTGTGCCGGCGTTCAAGCTGGGGAACCGGTGGCGGTTCAAGAAGAGCCTGCTGGATAGCTGGATGGATGAGAAGAGCGGGGTCAGGCCTCCCGCGGCTCCAGTGGACGTGACGAAGAAGAAGCCGGCGGGGAAAGCGCGGTAG
- a CDS encoding metallophosphoesterase, translating to MPAVSQAKSHPDLRTITRRSFLVGASAAGLSLAAYAGTHARHELEVTERTLALRNLPDAFVGFRFVQLSDIHLEEYTEPWFLRQAVQTINNLHPDLVLITGDIISRGPATDRVAWRAAGIAAEVLSELKAPQRFACLGNHDVAVGAEHVINPLRAHGTPMLIDSYIPIQRGSDYFWLCGSDDAGTRDPDLNLAVPAAPTAPVILMCHEPDYVDHVVRHPRFPYIDAMLSGHTHGGQVRLPAIGPLILPPMGKKYIEGRFQFDHMELYVNRGLGTVGLPFRLNCPAEITHFTLQRA from the coding sequence ATGCCCGCCGTTTCTCAGGCAAAATCTCATCCTGACCTGCGGACTATTACCCGCCGCAGTTTCCTTGTCGGGGCGTCCGCTGCCGGGCTCTCGCTCGCCGCCTACGCCGGCACCCACGCGCGCCATGAGCTCGAGGTCACCGAGCGCACCCTCGCCCTCCGCAACCTCCCCGACGCCTTCGTCGGCTTCCGCTTCGTCCAGCTCTCCGACATCCATCTCGAGGAGTACACCGAGCCCTGGTTCCTCCGCCAGGCCGTCCAGACCATCAACAACCTCCACCCCGACCTCGTCCTCATCACCGGCGACATCATCAGCCGCGGCCCGGCCACCGACCGCGTCGCCTGGCGCGCCGCCGGCATCGCCGCCGAGGTCCTCTCCGAGCTCAAGGCCCCCCAGCGCTTCGCCTGTCTCGGCAACCACGACGTCGCCGTCGGTGCCGAGCACGTCATCAATCCCCTCCGCGCCCACGGCACGCCCATGCTCATCGACAGCTACATCCCGATCCAGCGCGGCTCCGACTACTTCTGGCTCTGCGGCTCCGACGACGCCGGCACCCGCGACCCCGATCTCAACCTCGCCGTCCCCGCCGCCCCCACCGCGCCCGTCATCCTCATGTGCCATGAGCCGGATTACGTCGACCACGTCGTCCGCCACCCGCGCTTCCCCTACATCGATGCCATGCTCTCCGGCCACACCCACGGAGGCCAGGTCCGCCTCCCCGCCATCGGCCCGCTCATCCTCCCCCCCATGGGCAAGAAGTACATCGAAGGACGTTTCCAGTTCGACCACATGGAGCTCTACGTCAACCGCGGCCTCGGCACCGTCGGCCTCCCCTTCCGCCTCAACTGCCCCGCCGAAATCACCCACTTCACCCTGCAGCGCGCGTAG
- a CDS encoding Xaa-Pro peptidase family protein has translation MRRQAALEAARGAGVDALVVTHLPDVRWLSGFTGSSGAVALMKGAAALFTDGRYTTQAKSEAAGLRVVVGKGSPGAQAAAWLAEKGAKRAGFDAVNTTVAALDAMRKVLPAGQRRSFFVATQGLVARLRERKDADEIVKMRRAAALGCRLFEGVLTNLSAGETESEIALVMEIEARRAGAEGMSFETIVASGKRSALPHGRASAAKLPHRGFVTLDFGVLLDGYCSDMTRTVHMGKATKREWDVYHSVLEAQQAGVAAVVPGATCGDVDEAARSVLRKAKLEKWFTHSTGHGVGLEIHEGPRIAAKQEQVLEPGMVITIEPGVYLPGEFGVRIEDMVLVTEKGREVLTKASPKTWVEL, from the coding sequence GTGAGACGGCAGGCAGCGCTGGAGGCGGCAAGGGGTGCAGGCGTGGATGCGCTGGTGGTGACGCATCTGCCCGATGTGCGGTGGCTGAGCGGATTCACGGGGTCGAGCGGGGCGGTGGCGTTGATGAAAGGCGCGGCTGCTCTGTTTACGGATGGGCGGTATACGACGCAGGCGAAGTCTGAGGCGGCGGGGCTGCGGGTGGTGGTGGGAAAGGGGTCGCCGGGTGCGCAGGCGGCTGCGTGGCTGGCGGAGAAGGGCGCGAAGAGAGCCGGCTTCGATGCGGTGAACACGACGGTGGCGGCGCTGGATGCGATGCGAAAGGTGTTGCCGGCAGGGCAGCGGCGGAGTTTTTTTGTCGCGACGCAGGGGCTGGTGGCGCGGCTGCGCGAGCGCAAGGACGCGGATGAGATTGTGAAGATGCGCCGGGCGGCGGCACTGGGCTGCAGGTTGTTTGAGGGCGTGCTGACGAACCTGAGCGCCGGCGAGACGGAGAGCGAGATTGCGCTGGTGATGGAGATTGAGGCGAGGCGCGCGGGCGCGGAGGGGATGAGCTTCGAAACGATTGTGGCGAGCGGAAAGCGGAGCGCGCTGCCGCATGGTAGAGCGAGTGCGGCGAAGCTGCCGCATCGTGGATTTGTGACGCTGGATTTTGGCGTGCTGCTGGACGGTTACTGCTCGGACATGACGAGGACTGTGCACATGGGCAAAGCCACGAAGCGCGAGTGGGACGTGTATCATTCGGTGCTGGAAGCGCAGCAGGCAGGTGTGGCTGCAGTGGTACCCGGAGCGACGTGCGGCGATGTGGACGAGGCCGCGCGGTCGGTACTGCGAAAGGCGAAGCTGGAGAAGTGGTTTACGCACTCGACCGGGCATGGCGTCGGGTTGGAGATTCATGAAGGACCGCGGATTGCAGCGAAGCAGGAGCAGGTGCTGGAACCGGGGATGGTAATTACGATTGAACCGGGAGTTTATCTGCCGGGTGAGTTCGGAGTTCGCATCGAAGATATGGTGCTTGTGACGGAAAAGGGTCGCGAGGTGCTGACGAAGGCGAGTCCGAAGACGTGGGTGGAGTTGTAG
- the accB gene encoding acetyl-CoA carboxylase biotin carboxyl carrier protein has product MAAEDLQQLRELVEFLKANGIAEFDMERTDLKVRLKFAGLQPAPAMDVAHLASAIAAQGAPQIVPVAVPAALPSLQAAAPAAQGSAPAAQAAAPAAEAGPEAGAHIVKSPIVGTFYDAPSPDADPFVKMGDRVSSGQVLCIVEAMKLMNEIESDFAGEIVKVYVKAGQPVEYGQPLFAIK; this is encoded by the coding sequence ATGGCGGCGGAAGATCTGCAGCAGCTGCGAGAGCTGGTTGAGTTTTTGAAGGCAAACGGTATCGCCGAGTTTGACATGGAGCGGACGGACCTGAAGGTTCGGCTGAAGTTTGCCGGATTGCAGCCGGCGCCGGCGATGGATGTCGCGCACCTTGCGAGCGCGATTGCGGCGCAGGGAGCGCCCCAGATCGTTCCGGTGGCTGTGCCTGCGGCTCTGCCGAGCCTGCAGGCGGCGGCACCCGCGGCGCAGGGGTCGGCTCCGGCTGCACAAGCAGCGGCGCCCGCGGCAGAGGCTGGGCCGGAGGCGGGAGCGCATATTGTGAAGTCGCCGATTGTGGGGACCTTCTATGATGCGCCGTCGCCGGATGCGGACCCGTTTGTGAAGATGGGCGACCGCGTTTCGAGCGGGCAGGTGCTGTGCATTGTCGAGGCGATGAAGCTGATGAATGAGATTGAGAGCGACTTCGCGGGCGAGATTGTGAAGGTGTATGTGAAGGCAGGGCAGCCGGTCGAGTATGGGCAGCCGTTGTTTGCGATCAAGTAA